Genomic window (Nitrosophilus kaiyonis):
TGGCAATCCAATAAGCATAGGAGAAAACTGTCTTCTTGGAGCAAATTCAGTAACTGGTATTCCCCTTGGTGACGGATGTATTGTTGATGCTGGAATAGCAGTATTAGAAGGAACAAAATTTTTCATGAGTGAAAAATCTTTTGAAGAGATTAAAGAAGCAAATCCTGAGTGGAAAGCTGAATATAAAGAGATTTTTAAAGGAAGAGAACTTGCTGGTTTAAATGGTCTTCATTTTAGACAAGATAGCACTACTGGACAAATGAAAGTTTTTAGAAGTAATAAAGAGGTTAAATTAAACGAAGAACTTCATTAAATAAGTGAGGAAGTTTTCCTCACTTTAAAAATTTCTCATCAATATATTTTGTATCGTAATTATTTGATATAAAATCTGGATTATCCATCAATTTTTTGTGAAAATCTATAGTTGTTTTAATACCTGTAACTTCAAATTCTTTTAAACATCTTTTCATTTTAGCTATAGCTTTTTCTCTATTTTCTCCCCAAACTATAAGTTTTGCTATCATTGAATCATAATACGGAGGCACGATATATCCAGCATATACATGGGTATCCATTCTTACATCTTTTCCACCAGGTTGAATCCAACTTTTTATTTTTCCTGGGCTTGGTATAAATCTATTTGGATCTTCAGCATTTATTCTACACTCAATTGCATGCCCTTTTAACTCAATATCTTCTTGAGAAAAAAGCTTTTCTCCCTGAGCAACTCTTATCATCCACTCAATAATATCAACTCCACTTACCATTTCACTAACAGGATGTTCTACTTGAAGCCTTGTATTCATCTCCATGAAATAAAAGTTCTTATCTGCGTCAACTAAAAACTCAATAGTTCCGGCCCCTTCATACTTAATAGCTTTTGCAGCTTTTACTGCAGTTTGCAATAGATTTTCTCTTGTTTTTTCATCAAGCAGTACTGCTGGAGATTCTTCAAGCATTTTTTGATGACGCCTTTGAAGTGAACAGTCTCTTTCTCCTAAATGAATAACATTTCCATGAGAATCGCCAATTAGCTGCACTTCAATATGCCTTGGGTTTTTGATAAATTTTTCCATATAAATAGTTCCATCACCAAAGGCACTTATTGCTTCACTCTCAGCTGCTAAAAAGGCATTTTCTATATAACTTTCATCTTCAACTACTCTCATACCTTTTCCACCACCGCCAGCAGCAGCTTTTAAAATGATTGGATAGCCTATCTCTTTTGCTTTTTTCTTTGCATCTTCAATATCTTTAATTGCACCCTCGCTTCCAGGAATCACTGGAACACCAGCTTTTCTCATAACCTCTTTAGCTTTGCTTTTATCGCTCATAAGCTGCATAACTTCTAAAGATGGTCCTATAAATTTAATATCATGAAGATTACATATCTCTACAAACTGTTGATTTTCACTTAAAAAACCATATCCTGGAAAAATTGCATCGCATCCACTTATTTCTGCTGCACTTATAATTGCAGGAATATTAAGATA
Coding sequences:
- a CDS encoding acetyl-CoA carboxylase biotin carboxylase subunit, which translates into the protein MIKKILIANRGEIALRAIRTIKEMGKEAIAVYSSADKDAHYLKLADAAICIGPEKSSDSYLNIPAIISAAEISGCDAIFPGYGFLSENQQFVEICNLHDIKFIGPSLEVMQLMSDKSKAKEVMRKAGVPVIPGSEGAIKDIEDAKKKAKEIGYPIILKAAAGGGGKGMRVVEDESYIENAFLAAESEAISAFGDGTIYMEKFIKNPRHIEVQLIGDSHGNVIHLGERDCSLQRRHQKMLEESPAVLLDEKTRENLLQTAVKAAKAIKYEGAGTIEFLVDADKNFYFMEMNTRLQVEHPVSEMVSGVDIIEWMIRVAQGEKLFSQEDIELKGHAIECRINAEDPNRFIPSPGKIKSWIQPGGKDVRMDTHVYAGYIVPPYYDSMIAKLIVWGENREKAIAKMKRCLKEFEVTGIKTTIDFHKKLMDNPDFISNNYDTKYIDEKFLK